In Oscillatoria acuminata PCC 6304, a single window of DNA contains:
- a CDS encoding archease, translating into MPYEFLEEVATADIAFVAQGKDLEAVFLAAGDATVNAMIFELETIALNEQRQFTLENDELDMLLFNYLQEFLYYKDSEQLLLLGQQVSIAQQNGLYHLEAIAKGETLDPDRHEQRVDVKAVTLHQFKLESTPEGWIAMVILDI; encoded by the coding sequence ATGCCTTATGAATTTTTAGAAGAAGTAGCAACAGCAGATATCGCCTTTGTTGCCCAAGGGAAAGATTTAGAAGCGGTATTTCTTGCTGCGGGAGATGCCACAGTTAATGCCATGATTTTTGAGTTAGAAACTATTGCTTTAAACGAACAGCGTCAGTTTACCTTGGAAAACGATGAATTGGATATGTTGCTGTTTAATTATTTACAGGAATTCCTGTATTATAAAGACAGTGAACAGTTGTTGTTGCTGGGACAACAGGTGTCGATCGCCCAGCAGAATGGACTCTATCACCTAGAGGCGATCGCCAAAGGAGAAACCCTTGACCCGGACCGCCATGAACAGCGAGTTGATGTCAAAGCGGTTACCTTACATCAATTTAAACTTGAATCCACCCCAGAGGGATGGATAGCAATGGTTATCCTGGATATTTAA
- a CDS encoding S-layer homology domain-containing protein: MMPQTQLNQTSIERVFSIGWMSHTDEEETFDATASVTRSELAQVLGKAFKLDQRSTAENPEISIQDMAGDRPDYAAIQIALKTGTMTVDSQGRFFPDRPVTRAEGLAIFAQAYGVFQLSEDTVTELLNEYPDAVDIFDWAKQAMATALQEGFVNSDRNQAIRPLDPMTRNDLAYALIQYLEKQQNPAFV; this comes from the coding sequence ATGATGCCTCAAACTCAATTGAACCAAACCTCGATAGAACGAGTCTTTTCTATCGGTTGGATGTCTCATACTGACGAAGAAGAAACCTTTGATGCCACCGCATCAGTTACTCGATCAGAACTGGCCCAAGTTTTGGGAAAAGCCTTTAAGTTAGACCAACGCAGTACAGCGGAAAATCCCGAGATTTCCATTCAAGATATGGCCGGCGATCGCCCGGATTATGCAGCCATTCAAATTGCCTTAAAAACTGGCACAATGACCGTGGATAGTCAAGGCCGATTCTTCCCCGATCGCCCCGTAACTCGCGCCGAAGGATTAGCAATTTTTGCCCAGGCTTATGGGGTATTTCAGCTATCTGAAGATACCGTTACCGAACTGTTAAATGAGTATCCCGATGCTGTGGATATCTTTGATTGGGCCAAGCAAGCAATGGCAACTGCGTTACAAGAAGGGTTTGTCAATAGCGATCGCAATCAAGCGATTCGTCCCTTAGACCCGATGACGCGCAACGACCTTGCCTATGCCTTAATCCAATATTTGGAAAAGCAACAAAATCCCGCCTTTGTCTAG
- a CDS encoding tetratricopeptide repeat protein codes for MHIDEATATNQQAERYYQEGKWTEAVALCHQLIQIQPNFAPIYKTLGNSLQAQGKLEAAMRAYHRALVLNPEFAEVHANQGTIFYQLGELDSAILCYQKALNLQPNWAGIYWNLGKVYKEQGRVEEGIAYQKTALTLNPSQFPPDLHNQVGVELSKRGNIEETTAFYKQFTETYPDCGPAYLNLGVFLESQGKIEEAFSCFQKAIMLQPNLAAGHFKLGYLLQQQNELESAIDCFKSTIELQPDWNEAHNNLGLVLRKINREEEAISSFKKAIEINPNFAEAYRNLGTTLQQQGKLEAAAACLRDCIKIQPNFALAHGNLGYVLEQQGKLDEAKASLRHAIALEPDLAMAYGNLGNILHREGELEESISCFQNAIKYDATFGNLYFRGQPHLEAIPRESLVELPVSSPKKICRSTQNLATQFHLNDPASEITYLEMSPRFSVHLAAGKTLAVEDEAVPTYFPETQGYSPETYLAILPNGRAWGDLYTSVIWSEDNTLLADLSTGNVPFLFALDKLPPVHKIEGTVAFLSTLGGDTYYHWWVDILPRLELLRRSGIDWNKIDKFVMNNVRHRFQQDIINTLNIPPEKLITSLDYPHIQATQLLVPSVTSSTEKWFGPFIEGPPKWVCDFLRERFASLADSQGSETPEKLYISRRKAKVRRFINEDEISTLLEFYGFKTVILESLSVQEQITLLAGAKTIIAPHGAGLTNTIFCQPGTQLLEIFSPRYVPDCYWIISNQVGLDYYYLMGDHGEKYYETYPHLRPKPVNRPPRAEDIFVNLDSLVQLMKLAAIV; via the coding sequence ATGCATATCGATGAGGCGACTGCAACCAATCAACAAGCTGAACGCTATTATCAGGAGGGTAAGTGGACTGAGGCAGTGGCCCTCTGCCATCAACTGATTCAAATTCAGCCAAATTTTGCTCCAATTTATAAAACTTTGGGCAATAGTCTGCAAGCTCAAGGTAAACTAGAGGCAGCAATGCGGGCCTACCATCGTGCATTGGTTTTGAATCCAGAATTTGCCGAAGTTCATGCCAATCAGGGAACAATTTTTTATCAACTCGGGGAGTTAGACTCAGCGATTCTCTGCTATCAAAAAGCCTTAAACCTTCAACCAAATTGGGCCGGAATTTATTGGAATTTAGGCAAAGTTTATAAGGAACAAGGACGAGTCGAGGAGGGAATAGCATATCAGAAAACCGCTTTAACCCTCAATCCGAGTCAGTTTCCTCCGGACCTGCACAATCAAGTGGGAGTGGAGTTAAGTAAACGTGGAAATATTGAAGAAACTACAGCATTTTATAAGCAGTTTACCGAGACTTACCCCGACTGTGGTCCTGCTTACTTGAATTTAGGGGTATTTCTGGAATCTCAAGGGAAGATAGAAGAGGCATTTTCCTGTTTTCAGAAAGCGATAATGCTGCAACCGAATCTCGCTGCCGGTCACTTTAAATTGGGCTACTTGCTGCAACAACAAAATGAACTTGAATCCGCCATTGATTGTTTTAAATCTACAATAGAACTGCAACCGGATTGGAATGAGGCCCACAATAACTTAGGGTTGGTTTTAAGAAAGATTAACCGTGAAGAAGAAGCCATTTCCTCTTTTAAAAAAGCCATTGAAATTAACCCCAATTTTGCCGAAGCCTACCGCAACTTGGGAACTACATTGCAACAACAAGGCAAGCTAGAAGCTGCTGCGGCTTGTTTACGAGACTGTATTAAAATTCAGCCCAATTTTGCCCTCGCCCACGGCAATTTAGGCTACGTTTTGGAACAACAAGGCAAACTCGATGAAGCCAAAGCCTCTCTCCGTCATGCGATCGCCTTGGAACCGGATTTAGCAATGGCCTATGGCAATTTAGGCAATATTTTACACCGGGAAGGGGAACTGGAAGAGTCTATCTCCTGTTTCCAAAACGCGATAAAATATGATGCAACATTTGGGAATTTGTACTTCCGAGGTCAACCTCATTTAGAAGCAATACCTCGGGAATCTTTGGTTGAACTTCCCGTTAGTTCACCCAAAAAAATCTGTCGATCGACTCAAAATTTAGCCACCCAATTTCACTTAAATGACCCGGCATCGGAGATCACCTATCTGGAAATGAGTCCGCGATTCTCTGTTCATTTAGCGGCAGGCAAAACCCTAGCGGTGGAAGATGAAGCGGTTCCGACTTATTTCCCAGAAACCCAGGGATATTCCCCGGAAACCTATCTGGCGATTCTCCCCAATGGACGCGCTTGGGGTGATTTATATACCAGCGTAATTTGGTCTGAAGACAATACTCTTTTAGCGGATCTCTCTACGGGAAATGTTCCCTTTTTATTCGCTTTAGATAAATTGCCTCCCGTTCATAAAATTGAGGGAACCGTGGCCTTTCTCTCAACCCTGGGAGGGGATACCTATTATCATTGGTGGGTAGATATTCTCCCGCGACTAGAACTCTTGCGCCGCAGTGGAATCGATTGGAATAAAATTGATAAGTTTGTGATGAATAATGTTCGCCATCGCTTCCAACAGGACATAATTAATACTTTAAATATTCCTCCAGAAAAATTGATAACCAGTCTGGACTATCCCCACATTCAGGCGACTCAGTTATTGGTTCCTTCGGTGACGAGTAGTACAGAAAAATGGTTTGGTCCGTTTATTGAAGGTCCGCCTAAATGGGTCTGCGACTTTCTCCGAGAGAGATTTGCATCCCTTGCTGATTCCCAGGGTTCGGAAACCCCTGAAAAACTCTATATTAGCCGTCGCAAGGCCAAAGTGCGTCGCTTTATTAATGAAGATGAAATCAGCACCCTATTAGAATTCTATGGATTTAAAACAGTTATTTTAGAATCCCTCTCGGTTCAAGAGCAAATTACGTTATTAGCGGGGGCTAAAACGATTATAGCCCCACATGGGGCCGGATTAACGAATACGATTTTTTGTCAACCGGGGACTCAACTCCTGGAGATTTTTTCTCCCCGATATGTTCCCGATTGTTATTGGATTATTAGCAATCAAGTTGGGTTAGACTATTATTATCTAATGGGGGATCATGGGGAAAAATACTATGAAACATATCCCCATTTGCGTCCCAAGCCTGTGAATCGCCCCCCTCGGGCTGAAGATATTTTTGTTAACTTAGATTCCCTGGTACAACTGATGAAGTTAGCAGCCATTGTTTAG
- a CDS encoding tetratricopeptide repeat protein, which produces MDKPVEPLIQEAEVYYRQGKLELALSLCYQVIQSQPDFAPTYKLLGNILQLSGKQEAAIRAYQYGIYLFEKPSNSPIQLAEYYAALGNSLIQMGAIEKAIACLGKQIILQPNSAEAYCTLGILLHEVEDRKRAFDCFTTAIQLKPNLAEAYGNLANLLAELNQVSEAVNCLKKAIILKPGLAELYGNLGNLLCEQGKFNESIFYLRKAIEIKPDYANAYHKLGQVFQQSNQLEEAVACFQKASELQPDFAAAYGNLGMSLQLQGKLCEAIAAFHKAFQLQPDLSLLFFKGQTHLEASLEQLVAVPNYPPKTVCLSMANLAVDFDTNKRAFTYIKINSGQSVYLQAPKNSSGNFPQVPTNLQERWGEFPEMYLAILPNGWAWGDLITTAIFTEKNQLIAELSTGNVACFTEVTKLPKIKKIDGNIAFLSTIGGDTYYHWMMDILPRFKLLQYQGIDWDNFDKFVINNYTHAFQRETLNFLGIPEEKIITSVEYPHIQASRLIVPSVPSSIPKWFGSYIQGVPPWVCEFLRQELMPLAGPNPLKGYERIYISRQRSQFRRFVNEEEILECLGKFGFKMVILESFSVSEQIAIMASAKAIVAPHGAGLTNAVFCQPGTKLIEIFAPRYVENCYWILSNHINLDYYYLMGESLEKYYAARPEIRPVKRIYKEARTDDIYVNIGSLVELINFAKLAH; this is translated from the coding sequence ATGGATAAGCCAGTTGAGCCATTAATTCAGGAAGCCGAGGTCTATTACCGACAGGGGAAATTAGAGTTAGCCCTGAGTCTTTGCTATCAAGTGATTCAAAGCCAGCCTGATTTTGCTCCTACTTACAAACTACTGGGAAATATATTGCAATTATCAGGAAAACAGGAGGCGGCAATCCGCGCTTACCAATATGGAATATATTTATTTGAAAAACCCTCCAATAGTCCTATCCAGTTAGCAGAATATTATGCAGCTTTAGGAAATAGTTTAATACAAATGGGTGCGATAGAAAAAGCGATCGCCTGTTTAGGGAAACAAATTATTCTGCAACCCAACTCAGCCGAGGCTTATTGCACCTTGGGAATTTTATTACATGAGGTGGAAGACCGAAAACGGGCATTTGATTGTTTTACCACAGCAATTCAGCTTAAACCAAATTTAGCTGAGGCTTATGGAAATTTAGCTAACCTGTTGGCCGAACTCAATCAAGTCAGTGAGGCGGTTAATTGTTTAAAAAAAGCAATTATTTTAAAGCCTGGGTTAGCAGAACTGTATGGAAACTTAGGAAATTTATTATGTGAGCAAGGTAAATTTAATGAATCGATTTTTTATTTAAGAAAGGCCATTGAAATTAAACCTGATTATGCGAATGCTTACCATAAGCTAGGACAGGTTTTTCAACAAAGCAATCAACTGGAAGAAGCCGTCGCTTGTTTCCAAAAAGCAAGTGAACTGCAACCCGATTTTGCCGCTGCCTACGGAAACCTAGGGATGTCCTTGCAACTCCAGGGAAAATTATGCGAAGCGATCGCAGCTTTTCACAAAGCCTTTCAACTCCAACCCGACTTATCTTTACTATTTTTTAAAGGACAAACGCATTTAGAAGCCTCTCTTGAGCAGTTAGTAGCGGTTCCCAATTATCCTCCTAAAACTGTCTGCTTATCAATGGCAAATCTTGCTGTTGATTTTGATACAAATAAACGAGCTTTCACCTATATTAAAATTAACTCCGGTCAATCGGTGTATCTCCAAGCACCCAAAAATTCTTCAGGTAACTTCCCTCAAGTCCCTACTAATCTCCAAGAAAGGTGGGGAGAGTTTCCAGAAATGTATCTGGCAATCTTGCCCAACGGATGGGCTTGGGGAGATTTAATTACCACAGCTATTTTTACAGAAAAAAATCAACTCATTGCCGAACTCTCTACAGGGAATGTTGCTTGTTTTACGGAAGTCACTAAGCTCCCTAAAATTAAAAAGATTGATGGAAATATAGCATTTTTATCTACCATAGGCGGGGATACTTATTACCATTGGATGATGGACATTTTGCCCCGATTCAAGTTACTTCAATATCAGGGGATCGACTGGGATAATTTTGATAAATTTGTCATCAATAATTACACCCACGCTTTTCAAAGAGAAACTTTAAATTTTTTGGGGATACCTGAAGAAAAAATCATCACCAGCGTAGAATATCCCCATATTCAAGCCTCTCGACTAATCGTCCCCTCGGTTCCTAGCAGCATACCGAAATGGTTTGGCAGTTATATTCAGGGAGTACCTCCCTGGGTTTGTGAATTTCTGCGTCAAGAATTGATGCCTCTAGCGGGACCCAACCCATTGAAGGGATATGAACGGATATATATTAGCCGTCAACGCTCACAGTTTCGGCGATTTGTAAATGAAGAGGAAATATTAGAATGTTTGGGTAAATTTGGATTTAAAATGGTGATATTAGAATCTTTCTCTGTATCTGAGCAGATCGCAATTATGGCATCGGCAAAAGCGATAGTTGCTCCTCATGGGGCCGGACTCACTAATGCCGTATTTTGTCAACCCGGGACGAAACTGATTGAAATCTTTGCGCCCCGCTATGTCGAAAACTGTTATTGGATTTTAAGCAATCACATCAATTTAGACTATTACTATTTAATGGGAGAAAGTCTCGAAAAATACTACGCCGCCAGACCTGAGATTCGTCCCGTTAAGCGAATTTATAAAGAGGCAAGAACCGACGATATTTATGTCAATATTGGGTCTCTCGTAGAATTAATAAATTTTGCAAAACTTGCTCATTAA
- a CDS encoding tetratricopeptide repeat protein has product MNQPNLIKKKYKPVEPLIQQAEAYYRQGELESALTICHQAIQIQPDFAPSYKLLGNLLQGLGKIEAAIRAYQKAIALCPEFAEAHGNLGTIYYQQGDFTQAIAAYQTALEFNPNLAGLYWNLGKVFQENGDINQGIFYQKKAININPKLVGASGYFTLGTDLLNQGELEEARSLFQTTLELEPTSAEAHVHLGIIHRQQGWMEEAITSYKTAISLQPDLVEAHWNLYELFSSSDNFAAARKAADCYIEQCQGEGQFMAAIAWISAYLKAGSAQNAYHHFLTLESQVLKNLDNLCDRDIQRLYYNSFYILTNIRDDIRQNSHFYRQISERFIPTLPRFQTPPTSSNLPPRLASTPLKIGIISPHYKRHSVGWCSADILRELSQLTPDLYLYVTGPLQPDDRTTIFENLAAKFYHPPGGVNRQTIFQEIQNDNLDILIDLDSLTIDTNIEILASRPAPVCISWLGFDAPFISSKNYFLGDWQTHPQGTESYYQEQLIRMPDSFVVSSGFERMEADRDTLRHSLGINSNQVVYLCVAPGRKFNGDLVRAQVAILKQVPDSVLLYKGKGDRAIISATYQQECQLQNVSFSRLQFLPRTRTEEEHRTLYLLADVLLDSYPYNGGTHTLEALWFNLPLVTRSGEQFLSRMGYSFLQAVGIQAGVAWSWEEYVEWGVRFGGDKGFHQQIQQQLIHSKTLETLAPLWNPKKFAQDMYRLFEQLRQVED; this is encoded by the coding sequence ATGAATCAGCCCAACCTCATCAAAAAAAAGTATAAGCCAGTTGAACCATTAATTCAGCAAGCCGAGGCATATTACCGTCAGGGAGAATTGGAGTCGGCCCTGACAATTTGCCATCAAGCGATTCAGATCCAGCCCGATTTTGCCCCCAGTTACAAACTCCTGGGGAATCTGTTACAAGGATTGGGGAAAATTGAAGCCGCAATTCGTGCTTATCAGAAGGCGATCGCCCTCTGTCCTGAGTTTGCAGAAGCCCACGGAAACCTCGGGACTATCTACTATCAGCAAGGAGATTTTACACAGGCGATCGCCGCCTATCAAACCGCCCTAGAATTTAACCCCAATTTAGCGGGACTCTACTGGAACTTAGGAAAAGTCTTCCAAGAAAACGGAGACATCAATCAAGGGATATTTTATCAAAAAAAAGCCATTAATATCAACCCCAAATTAGTCGGGGCTTCCGGTTATTTCACCTTGGGAACGGACTTGCTGAATCAAGGAGAGTTAGAAGAAGCCCGTTCCCTATTTCAAACAACTTTAGAACTTGAACCCACTTCAGCGGAAGCTCATGTTCATTTAGGCATCATTCACCGACAGCAAGGGTGGATGGAAGAAGCCATCACTAGCTATAAAACGGCGATATCTCTTCAACCGGATTTAGTAGAAGCGCATTGGAATTTATATGAATTATTCAGCAGTTCTGATAATTTTGCTGCTGCGCGTAAAGCTGCCGATTGCTATATAGAACAGTGTCAAGGGGAAGGGCAATTCATGGCAGCGATCGCCTGGATTAGTGCTTATCTCAAAGCAGGCAGCGCTCAAAATGCCTACCATCATTTTTTAACCTTAGAGTCGCAAGTCCTGAAAAATTTAGACAACCTCTGCGATCGGGATATCCAACGTCTGTATTACAACAGCTTTTATATCCTCACGAATATCCGCGATGATATCCGCCAAAATTCTCACTTTTATCGCCAAATTTCTGAACGCTTTATTCCCACCTTACCGCGCTTCCAGACTCCCCCTACTTCCAGCAATCTCCCCCCTCGCCTTGCCTCAACTCCGTTAAAAATTGGCATCATTTCCCCCCATTACAAGCGACATTCCGTGGGGTGGTGCAGTGCGGATATCCTGCGCGAGTTATCTCAACTGACTCCGGATCTGTATCTGTATGTCACAGGTCCTCTCCAACCGGACGATCGCACGACTATTTTTGAAAACTTAGCAGCTAAATTCTATCATCCCCCTGGAGGCGTCAACCGTCAAACTATTTTTCAAGAAATCCAAAATGACAATTTAGATATTTTAATTGATTTAGACTCCTTAACAATTGATACAAATATTGAAATATTAGCCTCTCGTCCAGCCCCGGTTTGTATCTCTTGGTTGGGCTTTGATGCGCCGTTTATTTCCTCAAAAAACTACTTTCTCGGGGATTGGCAGACTCACCCCCAAGGAACCGAATCCTACTATCAAGAACAATTAATCCGAATGCCGGATTCCTTTGTGGTGAGTTCGGGATTTGAGCGCATGGAAGCAGATAGAGATACCCTGAGACATTCTTTGGGAATTAATTCAAACCAGGTGGTTTATCTCTGTGTCGCCCCAGGACGTAAATTTAATGGGGATTTAGTCCGCGCTCAAGTTGCCATTCTTAAGCAAGTTCCTGATAGTGTTTTACTTTACAAAGGAAAAGGCGATCGCGCTATAATTTCTGCCACCTATCAACAAGAATGCCAGCTACAAAATGTCAGTTTTTCTCGCCTTCAATTTTTACCCCGAACTCGCACGGAGGAAGAACATCGAACCCTCTATTTATTAGCTGATGTTTTACTCGATTCCTATCCCTATAATGGCGGAACTCATACCTTAGAAGCATTGTGGTTTAACCTCCCCTTAGTGACCCGCAGTGGTGAACAATTTCTCTCCCGCATGGGCTATTCTTTCTTACAAGCGGTGGGAATTCAAGCTGGGGTGGCATGGAGTTGGGAGGAGTATGTGGAGTGGGGGGTTCGCTTCGGAGGCGATAAAGGCTTTCATCAGCAAATTCAACAGCAGTTAATCCACTCCAAAACACTGGAAACTCTCGCCCCCTTATGGAATCCTAAAAAGTTTGCTCAAGATATGTATCGTCTCTTTGAACAGTTGCGTCAAGTGGAGGATTAG
- a CDS encoding bifunctional cobalt-precorrin-7 (C(5))-methyltransferase/cobalt-precorrin-6B (C(15))-methyltransferase — protein sequence MIHVIGIGLDGIAGLTEPVRQIIESANLLVGSDRHLSYFPLHPAERLVIEDIGLTFKTLCRQLIRWNSGSLENPASRNIVVLSSGDPLFFGLGRLLLAELPADQLDFHPHLSCIQLAFSRIKVPWQDARIVRTHGRTLDELLTVLREGASKVAILTDDKNSPSAIARLLLSLDLPNHYDFWVCENLGGADERIQAFPVQQADDIIALESQTFSSLNVIVLVRQLGHANDRLELERLPTFGLPDSSFLTLSDRPGLMTNREIRILILGELGLQPGQIVWDIGAGTGSVSIEMGRLFPKSQIYAIEKTSAGISLIEQNCQRLQVRNVISIHGSAPDILDRLPVPQRIFIGGTGGQLRTILGFCGGQLAKGGTMAIALATLEHLNEALNWVNEHQWDYHILQANLSRSVPIAHRTRFYPLNPVTILTINKPEL from the coding sequence ATGATTCATGTAATAGGAATTGGGTTGGATGGGATAGCGGGACTCACGGAACCCGTGCGCCAAATTATCGAATCGGCGAATCTTCTGGTGGGAAGCGATCGCCACTTGAGTTATTTTCCCCTGCATCCAGCCGAACGCCTGGTTATCGAAGATATTGGTCTAACGTTTAAAACCCTTTGCCGTCAGTTAATTCGCTGGAATTCCGGTTCATTAGAGAACCCCGCAAGCCGAAATATTGTGGTTCTCTCCAGTGGTGACCCGTTGTTTTTTGGATTAGGACGGTTACTGTTAGCGGAACTCCCTGCGGACCAGCTTGATTTTCATCCCCATTTAAGCTGCATTCAGTTAGCCTTTAGTCGCATTAAAGTCCCCTGGCAAGATGCCCGAATTGTCAGAACACATGGACGCACCTTAGATGAATTATTAACCGTATTGCGGGAAGGTGCATCCAAAGTTGCCATCCTCACCGATGACAAAAATAGTCCCAGTGCAATTGCGCGCCTGCTGCTATCCTTGGATTTACCCAATCATTATGACTTTTGGGTCTGTGAAAACCTGGGCGGTGCCGATGAGCGCATCCAGGCTTTTCCAGTTCAGCAAGCCGATGATATTATTGCCTTAGAATCCCAAACCTTTTCTTCCTTAAATGTGATAGTTTTGGTCCGGCAATTGGGTCATGCCAATGACAGGTTAGAGCTTGAGCGTTTACCCACATTTGGATTACCGGATAGTAGCTTTTTAACCTTAAGCGATCGCCCCGGTTTGATGACGAACCGAGAAATTAGAATTCTCATCCTCGGGGAATTGGGACTCCAACCGGGTCAAATTGTCTGGGATATTGGGGCGGGAACGGGTTCAGTTTCCATTGAAATGGGGCGATTATTTCCAAAATCTCAAATTTATGCGATTGAAAAAACCAGTGCGGGGATTTCTTTAATTGAGCAAAATTGTCAACGCCTCCAGGTGCGAAATGTGATTTCGATTCATGGTAGCGCCCCGGATATTTTAGATCGACTTCCGGTTCCCCAGCGGATTTTTATTGGAGGAACCGGGGGACAATTGCGGACGATTCTGGGGTTTTGTGGAGGACAATTAGCCAAAGGGGGAACAATGGCGATCGCCTTAGCCACCCTAGAACATTTGAATGAGGCATTAAATTGGGTGAATGAACACCAGTGGGATTATCACATCTTGCAGGCGAATTTATCCCGGTCCGTTCCCATTGCTCATCGCACCCGATTTTACCCCTTAAATCCCGTAACGATTCTGACGATTAATAAGCCGGAATTGTAG
- the holA gene encoding DNA polymerase III subunit delta, with amino-acid sequence MTIYLYWGSDDFAMAKAVNALRDRTLDPAWATFNADKISPEQSDAVIQGLNQSVTPPFGSGGRFVWLVDTNVCQQASGEVLAEMERTLPVIPETNVLLLTTPNKPDGRLKTTKLLQKYAKVQEFSPLPPWKHDEIVSSVRKVAQEIGVKLTPDAVDLLAESVGNDTRSLYNALEKLHLYSLSAGPQALSAATVDQLVTATTQNSLQLASAIRQGDVGTALELVADLINRNEPALKISATLTGQFRTWFWVKLMIESGERDEKAIAAAAEIGNFKRIYFLRKEVSALSLGQLEQILALLLELEVSLKRGTEELSTLQTKTIELCQLCRQTSFR; translated from the coding sequence ATGACAATTTACCTCTATTGGGGATCAGATGACTTTGCAATGGCAAAAGCAGTCAATGCTTTGCGCGATCGCACCCTGGATCCCGCTTGGGCGACCTTTAATGCCGACAAAATTTCCCCCGAACAGTCCGATGCCGTGATTCAGGGCCTTAATCAATCCGTCACCCCGCCCTTTGGCAGTGGGGGGCGCTTTGTTTGGTTGGTAGATACCAACGTTTGTCAGCAGGCATCCGGCGAAGTCTTAGCGGAAATGGAACGGACCCTGCCGGTGATCCCCGAAACCAACGTCCTGTTGCTGACAACCCCCAACAAACCCGATGGCAGACTCAAAACCACCAAACTGTTACAAAAGTACGCCAAAGTCCAGGAATTTTCGCCATTACCCCCCTGGAAACATGATGAAATCGTCTCATCCGTCCGCAAAGTCGCCCAGGAAATAGGCGTCAAACTCACCCCGGATGCCGTGGACCTATTGGCCGAATCCGTCGGCAACGATACGCGATCGCTGTATAATGCCCTGGAAAAGTTGCACCTGTATTCCCTGAGTGCCGGACCTCAAGCCCTGAGTGCCGCCACCGTGGATCAACTCGTCACCGCAACGACTCAAAACAGCTTACAGCTTGCCAGTGCCATTCGCCAAGGAGACGTTGGAACCGCTTTAGAATTAGTCGCAGATTTGATTAACCGCAACGAACCCGCCTTGAAAATTTCCGCCACCCTCACCGGGCAGTTTAGAACCTGGTTCTGGGTTAAACTGATGATAGAAAGTGGTGAGCGGGATGAAAAGGCGATCGCTGCTGCTGCGGAAATCGGCAATTTTAAACGCATCTACTTCTTAAGAAAAGAAGTCAGCGCCCTCTCCCTGGGTCAATTAGAACAAATCTTAGCCCTACTCCTCGAACTAGAAGTCAGCCTCAAACGCGGGACAGAAGAACTCTCCACTTTACAAACCAAAACCATAGAACTATGCCAACTCTGTCGCCAAACTTCCTTTCGTTAA
- a CDS encoding DUF4168 domain-containing protein, with amino-acid sequence MLMFKLSRFHGQGIRVKLLCVGALSALGILTGAVPHLSLESANWIGTHSASAQSITPEEIENYARSILAIEQQRSQAYQEVETLLNYVPAIDCRNTDSVNQLDREVKVIVVNYCEGSKTLVTSNGLTIQRFNEITELVKTNPQSEQQLRETLSRLQ; translated from the coding sequence ATGCTAATGTTCAAATTGTCCCGTTTTCATGGTCAGGGAATCCGAGTGAAACTCCTCTGCGTCGGTGCGCTTTCCGCCTTGGGAATCCTCACAGGTGCCGTTCCCCATCTCTCCCTGGAATCTGCCAACTGGATTGGAACGCATTCCGCCTCGGCGCAAAGCATTACCCCCGAAGAAATTGAGAACTATGCCCGTTCCATCCTGGCGATCGAACAACAGCGATCGCAAGCCTACCAAGAAGTTGAAACCCTCCTCAATTACGTTCCCGCCATTGATTGCCGAAATACCGATTCAGTCAACCAACTCGATCGCGAAGTCAAAGTGATTGTTGTCAACTATTGCGAAGGCTCAAAAACCCTAGTCACCAGTAACGGATTAACCATCCAACGCTTTAACGAAATCACCGAACTCGTTAAAACCAATCCCCAATCCGAACAACAACTCCGAGAAACCCTCAGTCGTCTCCAATAA